GGCCCTTGGTCTCTGGATCATGTGTGGGAAACACAAGACATCCCATCCTATCTGGGCCAGGGACACTTCCCATGCACAGCCTTTGGCAAGGACTTACCGAGAAGTCAGTGTCTTCTGCCTTGAGGTGGTCTGCAATGTACTGGACGCCTTCTACTGCCCGTGTCAGGGCTGGTGACAGGGGCAGGTGTTGGGGAGGTGCTTTGGTGCCTCCCGCCTTGAGCACAGTGACTGGGGACACAGGAGATGGTTCCTTGCATGTGCATTTGCATGGAGAGGCCTGGTCTGACACGGGAAGCTGGGATGGACGGGCCTTCAGGGAGGTCGGGGAGCTGGTGGGCTTGCTGTCAGCCAGGGAGGCAGCTCCATCTTGGGAAACACAGTACTGGATACTCCGAGACCGGCAGCggatgccatcttctgctgcttcttgggAGCTGGGCACATGCTGGACACTCAGGGACCTGGCTTTGATGAGCATTGGAGCCCCACTGCTGCTCTTGGGTGGAGGACAGGAGCCAGGCGATGGACAGGGACTGGCCTTCTCAACCTCTGATGTCTTCAAGTCAGGGACCTCAAGGGGGGGTGACCTGCACGTAGGCTGGGTCTCGACTGCTGTGTCCGTGGGGTTGCAGAAAGTTGGGGCAGGTGACAGACCTTGGTTGCAGATGTCACTCAAGATGCCGGGCTCGCCCACAGGCTCTGGCCAGAAGCGGGGGGCGTTGGCCATCTTGTGCATGGACTCAATAAGTCTCCGGCAGTTGTCTTTGACCACAGAGGGGCGCTTCATGAAGAGGAGGCGAGGCACGATGTCCAGGAAGACTCTACGCACCCAGGCGGGCATCGTGTGTGTGCGTGGCGAGCGGTGGTGCACATTGAGCACGAAGACCGTGATGACGATGGAGAGGGTGACGAAGATCATGGTGAAGAGGAGGTACTCGCCGATGAGCGGGATGACCAGCGAGGTGGACGGGATGATCTCGGTGATGAGCAGCAGGAAGACGGTGAGAGAAAGCAGCACCGAGATGCACAGTGTGACCTTCTCGCCACACTCTGAAGGCAGATAGAAGACCAGCACGGTGAGACAGGAGATGAGCAGGCACGGGATGATGAGGTTGATGGTGTAGAATAGCGGCAGCCGTCGGATAATGAAGGCATAGGTGATGTCAGGATAGATCTCGGCACAGCACTCGTACTTCCTGGTGTTGTAGGTGCCCACAGCATCCACGATGACCCACTCCCCACTTTCCCAGAAGTCCAGTTGGTCCACACGGCTATGCATGCTCACTAAGTCAATCTTGGCCTTGTCGTAGGTCCAGGATCCAAACTTCATGGTACAGTTCTGCTGGTCAAAGGGGAAGAAGGTGACGTCGATGCTGCAGGAGCTCTTATAGATGGCTGGGGGTGTCCACTGCACCCTTCCGTCATAGAACAGGTGGGCCTTGGTCAGGTGGGTGACTGCAAAGTCTCCATCCGCACTGGCAGGAAACAAGAGAAAGCAATGAGTTCTGCCCCTCCATGGACCACACCCATAAACATTGCAGAGAAAACCTCCCAGCCTGTACCGACAGCTCTGACAGCCACCCACACGGTGCAGGACTGTGTGTAGTGGTGCGTGTGGTCTGGGCCGTCACTCACCTGGGTGCTTCAGTTTCTCACCCTTGATTCAAGGTGGCAGGTGGTTTGGAGAAGGCAGGGATGAATGGTGCGCATGCCCAGTGAGCAGAGTTAGTGTTACAGTCCTTGTTCTTTGCTGTTACGAAGGTGCAGGGTGGGACCAAACCACTGGCTTCTCCTGAGCACCCATTGCCTCCATGAAT
This Rattus norvegicus strain BN/NHsdMcwi chromosome 3, GRCr8, whole genome shotgun sequence DNA region includes the following protein-coding sequences:
- the Chrna4 gene encoding neuronal acetylcholine receptor subunit alpha-4 precursor, whose translation is MEIGGPGAPPPLLLLPLLLLLGTGLLPASSHIETRAHAEERLLKRLFSGYNKWSRPVANISDVVLVRFGLSIAQLIDVDEKNQMMTTNVWVKQEWHDYKLRWDPGDYENVTSIRIPSELIWRPDIVLYNNADGDFAVTHLTKAHLFYDGRVQWTPPAIYKSSCSIDVTFFPFDQQNCTMKFGSWTYDKAKIDLVSMHSRVDQLDFWESGEWVIVDAVGTYNTRKYECCAEIYPDITYAFIIRRLPLFYTINLIIPCLLISCLTVLVFYLPSECGEKVTLCISVLLSLTVFLLLITEIIPSTSLVIPLIGEYLLFTMIFVTLSIVITVFVLNVHHRSPRTHTMPAWVRRVFLDIVPRLLFMKRPSVVKDNCRRLIESMHKMANAPRFWPEPVGEPGILSDICNQGLSPAPTFCNPTDTAVETQPTCRSPPLEVPDLKTSEVEKASPCPSPGSCPPPKSSSGAPMLIKARSLSVQHVPSSQEAAEDGIRCRSRSIQYCVSQDGAASLADSKPTSSPTSLKARPSQLPVSDQASPCKCTCKEPSPVSPVTVLKAGGTKAPPQHLPLSPALTRAVEGVQYIADHLKAEDTDFSVKEDWKYVAMVIDRIFLWMFIIVCLLGTVGLFLPPWLAGMI
- the Chrna4 gene encoding neuronal acetylcholine receptor subunit alpha-4 isoform X1; translation: MCTAVFTLPAGLGLETRVGGSFPKDAEIDGMTAEYTAPPRKSRASGGHGNFTPTRGPSTASTYPRGPVRPLLPHSPSSLQSLPLLPSRRRLEAAGPGGAAPRSPQPRAPAPPPRPAGRAAEPGLGTSGRGTGHEVGCARVSERRRGTAGSRPRLEPARCAMEIGGPGAPPPLLLLPLLLLLGTGLLPASSHIETRAHAEERLLKRLFSGYNKWSRPVANISDVVLVRFGLSIAQLIDVDEKNQMMTTNVWVKQEWHDYKLRWDPGDYENVTSIRIPSELIWRPDIVLYNNADGDFAVTHLTKAHLFYDGRVQWTPPAIYKSSCSIDVTFFPFDQQNCTMKFGSWTYDKAKIDLVSMHSRVDQLDFWESGEWVIVDAVGTYNTRKYECCAEIYPDITYAFIIRRLPLFYTINLIIPCLLISCLTVLVFYLPSECGEKVTLCISVLLSLTVFLLLITEIIPSTSLVIPLIGEYLLFTMIFVTLSIVITVFVLNVHHRSPRTHTMPAWVRRVFLDIVPRLLFMKRPSVVKDNCRRLIESMHKMANAPRFWPEPVGEPGILSDICNQGLSPAPTFCNPTDTAVETQPTCRSPPLEVPDLKTSEVEKASPCPSPGSCPPPKSSSGAPMLIKARSLSVQHVPSSQEAAEDGIRCRSRSIQYCVSQDGAASLADSKPTSSPTSLKARPSQLPVSDQASPCKCTCKEPSPVSPVTVLKAGGTKAPPQHLPLSPALTRAVEGVQYIADHLKAEDTDFSVKEDWKYVAMVIDRIFLWMFIIVCLLGTVGLFLPPWLAGLITRLLSTRSLHPS
- the Chrna4 gene encoding neuronal acetylcholine receptor subunit alpha-4 isoform X2; this translates as MMTTNVWVKQEWHDYKLRWDPGDYENVTSIRIPSELIWRPDIVLYNNADGDFAVTHLTKAHLFYDGRVQWTPPAIYKSSCSIDVTFFPFDQQNCTMKFGSWTYDKAKIDLVSMHSRVDQLDFWESGEWVIVDAVGTYNTRKYECCAEIYPDITYAFIIRRLPLFYTINLIIPCLLISCLTVLVFYLPSECGEKVTLCISVLLSLTVFLLLITEIIPSTSLVIPLIGEYLLFTMIFVTLSIVITVFVLNVHHRSPRTHTMPAWVRRVFLDIVPRLLFMKRPSVVKDNCRRLIESMHKMANAPRFWPEPVGEPGILSDICNQGLSPAPTFCNPTDTAVETQPTCRSPPLEVPDLKTSEVEKASPCPSPGSCPPPKSSSGAPMLIKARSLSVQHVPSSQEAAEDGIRCRSRSIQYCVSQDGAASLADSKPTSSPTSLKARPSQLPVSDQASPCKCTCKEPSPVSPVTVLKAGGTKAPPQHLPLSPALTRAVEGVQYIADHLKAEDTDFSVKEDWKYVAMVIDRIFLWMFIIVCLLGTVGLFLPPWLAGLITRLLSTRSLHPS